DNA sequence from the Salminus brasiliensis chromosome 3, fSalBra1.hap2, whole genome shotgun sequence genome:
TGATTAACTGTTCCATTATACTCCATATTGGTCTGGTTTACACTCCGTCGCATTTATATCCCCTTTAATCCCTACCTGTCtgcatatttttttatacatcTGTATATTTATCCCACATAATtcacaaatatgtggacatcTGTTTACATAAATTGCATATAGGTTTTCTATTTAATTCTGCCTTTAATTCTGTATCTGCATGTTATACATTCTACATCtacgcatttaacccatctggtagtgaacacacactcacacacacacatgtgttaggggcagtgagtacacacacacacacacccagagcggtgggcagccaactccagcgcccgggaagcagagagggtaaaggaccttgcccaacagtggcagcttgctgagcccgggaatcgaacccacaaccctgttatcgatatcccggcgctctaaccactgagccaccactgccccatatggTTCTGGTAAGATGCTAACTGCCTTTCATTGGCTTGTACTTATACCAACTCAACAAAGTTGAATCTAATCTAAGGATGGTAGGGATATGTCCCGACTTGCACAAATGGTTAACAGATCTCATTCTTTACTACGAGTCCTGCTTCCCTAACTCACATCACTAACAGGATTGGCTTTGCCGTTTCTGGCTGACGTGTGACAAGCTGTGGTTGTAAGAAGCGCCAAGACTCTGTCAACTGGATGTAGGCTGAGTGAGAGACACTTTCCAGCAGCAATGTGCTCAAAAATCATGTCTCGTACTGATTTAGTAAAGGACAGTGCATTTTttagaaatgaaaaaaggtggacatttggagtcaaCAATACTGGTATTAATACAAAACTACTCGACTGTGTAGTAGCTCAGATAGAGAAGAGGCAGGGTCACAAGTCACAAGTCAAATAATGATGATAAGGTGGTAAAATTCATGTACAATGGTTTACCAATATGTTTGAAATAAGAGCTTTAAATATGCATATGTTGTCTCACTGTTAAGATGGCATGTGTCATTGTTTCATTTAGAAGCTTATTTGTTAGTTGTAATTAACTTAAaacataataattaatttattataaacTCATTAATTCTGTATATTCTTGAATTTAGTATAGACTGAAAATCTAAATGTTAGTCCCTGAATagggactttttttttcaattatgaATGTGTTCATTGTTTGGATGGTCTATTTTGAAGTACACAAAAGTGCAGTTAAGTGCATTAACCATGCTCTCTGAAAAAGCGACCTCTGTTGGTCCAGTCTCAAAGATGCAGTGACCATGCTGTAGTGTATACCTTATTACTGCACATCAAAATGCTTTCACCTCTCAGTAATCCACTACTGCATGTTGCAGGTTAGCTAAGGCTAAGATCCCAGAGCTGAGCTCAGTTGCCATGCTTATGTGTGATAAGAATGTAAAATACTTAAGCCTacttcagagagacacagacagagaggggggTGCTAtgtgtagtgtacagtgtgaCAGGCTAGCTAATGGTTGCTGTGGGAGTCAGAAGGGCTCAGGCTGAAATCATTCCACCTCCAGCAAGTTGCACAAGGGCAGTCAGGCATGTTGGCTTTCCACTGGCCGCCCACCAGCCCACTCTCAATCACTGTTTAGCCACCCTTTAGCCACCTCTGAGCTTCTTCATCTTCCGCTCAGCCAGCATTTGACCATTCAACTGTTCCCAAGACTTTCCTCAGTCATCCATCAACCCGTAGCTCAACCCCTCAGCTTCCACTTAGCCCCCCTCCGCCCTTCAGTGCTGCCCTTCATTGCCCCCCAGCTCATAAATGGCCATTAAGAtataattaatgtttaaaaatggcAGGCGTCACCTTGGGCAGCGCTCagactgatggacagaaagtccAAATGGAGGAAAGGTGAACTAATTAGGCCTCATTTGGATTTTTCTCTCCTGGATATGGCACTTATCTTCATTTTAGCCTTCAAACTGCATATTCGCGCTTCGTAAAAATGATAAGAGTGTGCTTCATTATGTAACCGGCCTGTGAACTGTGAACTAatcaaagggggggggggaataaTAAATTATTGACGTGTAAAGCAACCAGTGGTAAACAAGGCTTTGCGTCATTCGTGATGGCAATTTTAAAGCACCAATTAAGAGTGCTTGAAGCTACAAGTGTAATCAAATATTTATACCCTGATGATAACTTTGGTGCTTTATCATATGGCCCCTACAGACCTCCTTTATTCTATACCCACGTAAGCAGAGCTGGCCCAAGGCCTGCACCAAGGCTGTGTGTCATAGCTGAGTGGGCCAGACGAGTGCGAGCACAGTGGGATTCTATGCGCCAAGCCCATGGGGTCAACAAGCAAGTTGCTGATGCTGCCTAACACACGACAAgccgcacacacatacatggcCGTTGCCCACCTGTGTGGGCGCAATTAGAGTATGTTTAATCATGAGGGGTCACTGGTGGCACAGCCTGCTGCTGTCAAAAGAGAATGGAATACTGACAGTCCCTGCACTGacaacactgctggctgttaCAGAGCAacactcctttttttctcttgttcCCTGCTGCTCTGCTGTGATAAGCTCTTTTCCCAAACGACTTTGATTAGGTGTAAAAATGCATCAATGCATTTTAATGGTGGTGATTTACCTGAATCGATTATGGAATGTAGAAAACAACTGTTGTAATgataaattataatattattcagtaatcaaTATTATAATCAGAATGAGGTTTTATTGACCATATATTGATCTGTTTGCACATCTAAGGAATTGGTCTACAATTACATAGTAGCTCACCATAAACAGATGACAACAGAAATGTTTTGTGCAGTAACATGGATATTAAATACAACAGTGTTCCAGAAATTACAGTACTATGAATAAGACCACTCTTTAAATATGGCTGTGTAAATTTACGTACAATCATCATGGACTTGAACAGTTCAAACACGTATGTGTAAGTACAAGTTATTAGGAGGGTCCGCCGTTTTTTTAAGGTCTGGAAGAACATCTGAACTGACACCCTCCTCTCAGGATATGCAGTGAACttgaagctgctggaacaccagtgtcactgtttACAGTCAAGCTAGTTTTATATTGCCATTTACTAAGATGCcactgttcaaaaataaaagaataaggAATTACACTACAGACCGGGGTCACAAGTTCGAATCCTGTACAATGCCACGGCCAGGGTCTAAaaaagcacaactggccatgctctctctgggtgggtagatggcgttcTCTTACCTTAATACTTTTAAGCATGCTGGCCGGGACAGGCATCTGCTGATGTTGCGGAGCTGGGGACTCATCGCTTTCCTCAGAATGGGCCGATgccacatcagcagcagtttgaaaagagtcatgagagaagaaaagaaaagcattgctagtgctagggggagctacaaaggggtgatcacaaaaacaatgaattccATACTGTAAAGCGTTAACATGTTAACATACTACAAAGTCaggaaaatattatttaaacagCTTCTCTATGCTCATTTGTGCACCCAAtgtatttcataaaaaaacaacacataatCACATAAAATTCAACACAATCAAATTGAATTGGCTGATGCATTAAATAATTTCCTAAAGAATATGAATCGAGTTTTTCACACATCTACAACACTAGGAATTGACACGGTCCTATTCAAGGATTGCTGCATGGACATGAGGACATACGAATGGCTTGCTCAAGCCAGTGCGAATAGTGGCCTGGTGAATTGACTAAGACAAGCATTCCCTTATGGCTGGAAAGATTCACTGTGACTGCCACAGCAACCTTCAGCAATCATTTTTCATTCGCTGGCCATAAGCTCTAACAGGAGCCCGCCAGCGATCGTCCTGACCCGAGGACTGGATCAATAATGGGCAGCGCACTGGCTGTGTGCGGGCACTGACTATGCGCTGACCTTAGCCAATTGTCTAGATGACCTTAGACCTATTTTACATGGTGCTGCTCCATGACATAATGATACTGCAGTTGTCAGTGATCTTCTGAACTCTTCGGAAAAACACCTACACGTCGTCCATAGGCACATACATTGCAAAAGAGTGCAGTTTACTTAACATTAATGTTAAAGGAGTGTTACTACAGTGTTTCTTCAGCAACTTTATGGTTGAACATTCTAATAACAATATTCCTGTCTTTTCGCCTCATTTCTCATTCAAGTAGCAGTTCTTAATTAGTAATAAATACACCCATTGTTTCTACTTAAAACAGACAGTCTTAAACAAGATGTAGCATGTTTatgttaaaataacagcttttaGCTTGGCACACAAAATTCTGCACTgagtaactttggtgaagcgagCAGGACAACGCTCTCGTGAACTGTATGATGCTGCATATGATATGCTGTACAATATTTGTGCAAACCCCTGTAATTTACTCAACCAAGTCAGTCCACATGCCTTACTTCATAGTAAGTTACATCATCAATAAAGATTAGTGAGCCAAATTAAGAAGCAGTCATGTACACCCACGCCATGACCCTCCACTGTGCTTGACCTTGTACGTTTTGCATCATGAGCAGATTTACATTTATCTAGTTCAGCTgacacttttatccagagcaacttacactTGAATCATGGTACACAGGTGGGCTAATGTAGCgttgcccaaggacttttattggtaTAGCATGATGTGCTCACCCAGTCGGGAAATTGAACCCAATTCTGCAACGGGGAAGGTAAAgttacccactatgctacaccaatcCACTGATCCTTTCTTTCTTAACACTTTGGCCTTTCGATTACTTTTGGAGAGGTTAATCTTAATCTCATCAGGCCATAAAACCTTTGTGGAACACCTGCATTTCTCCAAATTCCACTTAGATGCATCCACTTGTGGTTTAGCcttgttttttctgttcttAAAGTTTTCTTGGATTGTGATGATGGATTATGATGTATTCATTGTGCCCCCGTGGAAGTTGTTGGTGATGTCAATGTCTTGTTATGGGGTTTTATTCACAGCTCTCATAAATGTCATAAACTGCTGCTGTTGACTTTGGCAGACCTATTTGCTTTGTGATTTCTAGTTCACACGTGTAGTTGtagtctctctctatctctttttcAGAACATTCCAAAGTGTTGTATTAGTTATGCTCAATGCATATGCAGTGTCTCTGTTAATCTGTTTCCTTAcagacagctctttggtcttcatgttggtttattctttttaaaCAACAAATGCAGTCATCACAAGAGAAACTCAGAGCTCCAACCAAGAGTAGATATTCAAAGCTAATTGTTATAGATTATCAGTCTAACAGGACATATCTGTGCATCATGAAACACCTTTCAGCTACATGCTACAATACTGTTATGAAAAAATAGGTTGGATCAAATAAAAGGTGCCATGTAACTTGTAGTGTAAAACATCCAAATGTCAGGAAACTAAAGCTACAATTCCAGTCCATCATCTCATATTCAATCTTTTCACCCTAGACCTAAATATCTTTAATAtataggaaaaaaaataatccaACAGCTTTGGAGGAGACTGATGTCAGTGTTCTAACATAACTACCAAACCTTGTAATTAAGAAACAGCTTTAATCAAGTACATCTGAGCGGAGAAATTACTATACAGCAGACCGGAGTTAAGTAGCACTAGTCTTGATGAATGATGCACATGTACACAAATGTACatttggtttttgtgacatttaAACATCCAATGACAATAACACGCTGTATGATTtcgtttttgttttacagcaatAACAAGATGACTTTGTACTGTACAAATATAGGCAGTTATTTGCCGCTGTACATCAGTTAATTGTCCTTCTATTTAAGACATTACAAAGAAAAACTGCTTTTTGCTGCTCTGTGCAAAACGTCTCACATTGCCTTCATGTCTCAGTGCCTTGTGCAATGCTGCCCCCAAGTGTTCGCACGGTGCTGCTGGCACACTGATATCATGTCATGTAAGCGCAAAAGAGGTTTAGAATCAAAGTATTACAAGCATTAGTACTCTGACACACTAACCCCTTAAGAGACTTACTTGGCAAATGTATCTTAAGTTCACAAGCTTGGTATGACATACCAAActgtattactactactgtccCAAAAAcagcacatgtttttttttatattaaatcagaATATGTTGTTATCTTAGTGCACAATAAGATATTACATCAGGGGTGCCACAAAAGATGCATTGGATGGAGCTGGATGGACGTTTCTAAGGCTTTAGGGGGAAGGAGGGGTGCTGTATCTCACAGGATAATATAGGCCCATTTGTCATAAATTtctaatatacagtggggcaaaaagtatttagtcaagtcaagtcaattgGGTCAGCCACtgaagttctcctacttagaaagatgagagaggtctgcaATTTTCaccataggtacacttcaactacaaaatgagaaaaaaaaatccaggaaatcacattgaaggatttttacagaatttatttgtaaattatggtggaaaataagtatttggtcacccacaaacaagcaagcaatttctggctctcacagacctgtaacaacatCTTTAAGAAACTTTTACTGTCGtcaactcgttacctgtattaatggcacctgtttgacctcattatctgtataaaagacacctgtcacagcctcaaacagtcagactgtccagctgtcgaaggacaccaggaagaaaattgtagacttgcaccaggctgggaacagtgaatctacaataggcaagcatactcatcctgtggggtcaaaatgatcattagaacagtgaacaaaaatcccagaactacatgGAGGGCCCTTATgactgacctgcagaaagctgggatcaaagtaacaaaggctaccatcagtaacacactaggCCGAGAGGACttaaatcctgcagtgccaggcgtgttCTCCTGCtcaagccagtacatgtccagccCGTctaaagtttgccagagagcatatggatgatcaaGAAGAGGATTGGGACAAGATTGGGTCAGATGAAACCACAATAGTCGTGTTTAGAGGAAGAAGAAATATTAGTTGCATcacaagaacaccatacctactgtgaagcatgggggtggaaacatcatactttggggctgtttttctgcaaaagGGACAGGACAACTGTTtcgtgttaagggaagaatgaacggggccatgcATCAAGAGATTTTAAGCTAAAACCTCCTTCAATTAGTGAGAGCAATGAAGATggaacatggctgggtcttccagcatgacaatgatcccaaacacactgctcgGGCAACAAAGGAATGGCCaccatttcaaggtcctggagtggcctagcccgTCTCCatacctcaaccccatagaaaatctgtggagggagttgaaagtctgtgttgcccagcgacagccccaaaacatcactgctctagagaaCATCTACATgtaggaatgggccaaaataccagctacagcaTGTGCAAActtggtgaagacttacaggaaacgtttgacctctgtcattacAAAGGTTATTATACAAAGTATTCTTGGAGAGAACTAAatactgactaaatactttttcccccagtgtgtgtgtgtatatatatatatatatatatatatatatatatatatatatatatatatataagatgtTCATATTGCCAGTACAATAAAATtgcttattttatatttttattatccTAATTTAATTCAGGGTTTAATGTCTGATGTTCAGTACTCTTGTACAATGTTGTACGGCCAACGGCGAGTGCCCAGGGAAAACCCATTCAGGCATAGGGAGAACATACCAGACTTCTCACAGACAATAACCAGGTAGGCATCTTGCTGGGAGCAGCATGGGGTgcccacacaaaaaaaaaaaaagaattcagAATGGTATTATTGCATGTCATCATGTAGGTCAACTGACCTTGTCGGAGTGGGCACCCTGATTAGGCCTCTTATTGAGAAGTAGGAGATTGAGAAGGGGTGTCAGTAATAGCCCTGCCTTGTGCTCATGTCTGCACTTATGTCTGTGAGTTTTTTCTCTCTTCATTAAACAGAGCCATGAAGAGATTATTGTTATCTGCCTATGTGCTCGTCCATGTGTTGTGTCTTCTTCAGGTTCAGATTTTGTGCTTGTGTGCCTGGTGTGTATGAATGAATTAACGgtcatgtgttttgtttttagctTAGTTCTCTTGTTCAGGTGTATCCAGCCTCATTACAATACATGAGACTCCTGGAAGGTATAGGGAGTTGAATCTATCAAACAGAAATATCAAATACCCAATACCCATCTTTGTACATTACTAATATCAGTCACCAGGCTACAAATATcttcataaaaataaaaggtagTGCAGAATGgtttgtttgatttttcttttaGCCCAAAGAACCTAACAACATTAATGACAACCCCAAACCTGAAGATTTGTCATGGAAGTAAATGTAATAGAATTGTTAATTAACTTTAataagatacactatatgcccaaaatgtttgtgaacactccttctagtgaatgcattccgctactttaagttgcacccattgctgacacagatgtgcaaatgcacacactgcttgcctagtccctgaagagaggtactgccaatcgaatagataaacatgaacctattgccattgtgtgggctagaggggtataaagacagTGGAACTTTGTCCTCTGGAATGACTGTGGTCCCACATCCAATACTTTACTGCTTTGGGAAGTTAAGATAAGGTGGGGTGATCCTGACCCACTGACGCTCTCGTCACagtccaatcctcacagcaatgctctagaaACTAGCAGAAagacttcttccctggacagtagaggcagttactccatcaaaagcaagACAATTTTCCCCCTGTGGTTTTAAGATCCTTGTTCCTTTGCATAATAATGTTCAGCTGACAAAGCAACCTTTGACCACTAGAGGGAGACAAACACTTAGATCAGCATGTCATTTAAAAGGCCAGGGCCTTGTTTCCCAACAGCATCTTGGTTTTTAAAGAATCTCAAATGGTAGAGAGAGCTCAGGTGGATGCTAGGTCTATCATTTAAGAATCAGGATACCCCGCCCTGCGTTGTTACTGTGGAAACATCAGAGAAGCAGAGATCCAGTTTGTAACATGGAAACATTTTTCAGATCTTGATGAAGTAGTAGTGGCAAAATTAAATCCAGATTTCAGAGTTTTGGACAGTGACTTAGTGTTAAGCAAATCCAAGTTATCTTGTATTTAAGATTCTTCCAAAGCACTTTACTCTAACACAGCTTTTACTACTCTTGGTGTTCCCTTAATGAGGAACGAGCTCATTTTCCCCACCCTGCTACCTGTTTACTGAAACATATGAACAGCATACACTGTGCATATGACAGGTCAGGCAAAGTTAAGCATGTGTCAGGAAAGATCCCAATCCTAGTCCCAATCCTGCCAATTTCTGCAGCAACAGGTTTACGAACCAACAAAGCAGTCTTAACATTAGTGAATCCTGCTGCATTATGGGGCTCCCATTGCTGATCGTGTTCAAATGCAGTTTCATCTCCATAGATTGCGCACTGCTGACAGGATGCAGTTCTCTAAAGCTGCACATGAACAAAAGGCCAACACACTTAATGCTTCAAGTCAGCACTGTGGAGCTGTAGAACCTTTTGGAGTTGGAGCTTCTACAACTACTCCAACATCAGGACTAATGCCATATTAAGCGACATTGTGGACACCTTTTTTGTCCAGTAATCACaaggtgatatatatatatatatatatatatatatatatataaataaaaaataaataaataaaaattacagCTGCCAAAAAGGGAACAATGAACACTATAGGTTTTTACACTCCCTCTGACATTTCACTTTTTGAaaatgaatctggcagttgtttagGGAGTCAATCAAGATAAACCAATCAATAGAAGTGCTCAGTTACCCATCAAATATTTAGATTACATAAAAATGTCCTATTCATCATGGCAGCAACAATATTCATAAAGTGATAAAATAGGGGGCCCAGACAACCAGACTATTGtagcattttgtttatttactaaTGTTTAGTACAAGAGTTAACAACTTAACGGTTGAGTTACCAAAGTGTATTGCTTTTTTTGCATTCCATATGTCGAGCAGAGTACTTTGCTTTCTAGCCAGGATGAATCCCCTCACCTGCAGTGAACAGTGTGCTTATGGCAAACTGACCCATGCCCATCTTCCAACTTCATGAGAGTAAAATGGCAGCAAGAGCAAGTAAACAGGAAAAGTGCTAAGGaaggtgtttttaaaaaaaaaaaaaaaaaaaaagaaaaaaaaaaaaaaaaaaaatgcatttaggCAAGACTAGCAGTTTCTGGAACAGTGACCTATGCTGAACAGTGATAGAGAACATAAAGCAGCCAATGGAAACACAAGCAGCTACTTTGAGTGCTAAAAACAGGCTGGCCctacaagcacacatttcaggAGCACATTAATAGAAGTGTCAAGGACCAATGCACAGAGACATGCTTCCTTCAAAACGGTAATACCGCTGCTAATTTCATAGTGCTGCATTAACAAGGCTTAAGCATTTAAAGAAATAAAGCTTTGATTAAAGGACTGACAGTAAAGTTACATGTAAAACCACCGCAATGCTTTCTAAGAGCtgcacaaaaacaaactggatccAAGATTCCCATTGTCTTAAGTGTAGGGGTGGGGAAGGTTGTGAACATAAATACTGGCCATCAAAAGTAACGAAAAATCTTTggatactttttaaaaaaaaaaaaaaaaaaaaaaaaaaaaaaaaaaaaaaaaaaaaattcaatttgCTTCATCACCAGTTCCCTCTTTGGTCTCTTTGTTCTTTCGCACCTCTTCTAGCTTCTTATCctaaaacagaaacaaaacaatgagGTACAGCAACTAAGCACTAAAACTGCTGAGTCATCACAACATTATGTTCTTATACCTTCTCTTTAAACTTCTCATTCATAGCTGCCATTATAGCCGTGCGATTTTCTTTATTGGCTTCCATTTTTTGATTAAGCTTCTCTTCTGCCATTTTGCTGAAGTTATTGTTTTCCTCTGCAGCTTTCTGCAGCACCTCCTTTTCATGCTCACGTTTCTCAGCTAAGTGCTTTAGAACCTCCGCTTCATGGGACTGGGAAGAGAAATCAAAATCATTAAGGACAAAAATAACAGTTGAATAGTGAATCAATGACAAGTTCCTTGACAACAGCAGTCCCGCAGTTAGCTACTGCGTCTACAATAAGACGTTTAAAATAGGCATAATTACTTAGGAATGTTTGTGAGCATTATttaaaaccctaaaaccctGTTGGATGTCAGAAAAATCATTAACCCACAGGCTTAATCGTGtgttgtggaaaaaaaaaaaaaaaaaaaaaaaaaaaaaaaaaaaaaaaaaaaaaaatcacacaacaCTGAAGGATCAAGTTTTACAaagttatttattaaaaaaaataaataaataggattACTAGCTCCTCGGCCTACACAAACTAAATTTCTAACTTCATGTCAGTACATTCAATAGAACATGTGAGCAACATAGGGGTCTATTAACAGCACAATGGTTTAAGTGGCACATTAACAGAATTAAACATGCCTCAGTTTTATAGTTTTGATCTTGCTACCAGTGACAAATTTAATGGTACTGAATTGGACCAACATTTTCAATACAACAGCTGATAACCAAGACTTACCTTGCGCCTTTCCTCAGCTGCTTCTAGTTTCCTCTGGATCTCCTCCAATGACAGATCCTTTTTCtttggaggagagagagggaactcTCCTTTTGCATCTGGGGCAGGATTACCCAGAATGACTTCAAAAGCCTGGCCTGAAGCACGCTTGTCCAGCTCCTTTACCTGAATATCTAAGAGGTGCATAAAAGAAAACAGCTTTAGACATGAAAAAATGGCTTATAAATGAAGGTTGCTATACTCATTTGAACTCTTACCACTGGGGGAAGCCATTGTAGCAGAATAGAGCAGAAGTGAGAGTCTTGTCTGAACAAAGAAGAAACGATCAATCACAACGTGTACAAAAAACATTGGCACCATGATTTTAAAGCAGCGGCAACGCCCTCTAGCGGCTGTTTAGGACAGGtatggggaggtgggggggacACTGCTCTACTTTTGCCATTTTGATTCCAAAAAAAAATCGTAAAATGTTATTTGTAAATAGACACGACGTTCAATTCAGTTGGAATCACTTTAATTAGGCTGCATAAAGTTTTAACGCTGCATTGTGGGGCAGTGCACAATGAAGCAAAGCAAGCTGTGCAGTACATTTGTACAGTAACGTTTGATCCCACTGTCAACCCAGTCACCGCCCCAACATGCACTGAAGTTTGGCGCGAATCGAGAGGTGTGAGGTTTTAGGGCTCAACCTCCACATCCGCAGGGGCGAAAAGGCGCGCGTTCAGTTTACCCGCCTGAAATCAGCTTTGAAATGTGGTTTGTAGTAgatgtactactactactac
Encoded proteins:
- the stmn1a gene encoding stathmin 1a — encoded protein: MASPSDIQVKELDKRASGQAFEVILGNPAPDAKGEFPLSPPKKKDLSLEEIQRKLEAAEERRKSHEAEVLKHLAEKREHEKEVLQKAAEENNNFSKMAEEKLNQKMEANKENRTAIMAAMNEKFKEKDKKLEEVRKNKETKEGTGDEAN